A window of Mangifera indica cultivar Alphonso chromosome 11, CATAS_Mindica_2.1, whole genome shotgun sequence contains these coding sequences:
- the LOC123228560 gene encoding tRNA pseudouridine(38/39) synthase produces the protein MSEDNQDLISSLHSQLHHLQTRVKELEADNARLLSRLSNCRCEKIEEKLDGSVLDTANWIEKSGKIDTGGCQLRKKKVTEKMPGIVNHHSKRYVALKVMYFGQRFYGFASEAQMEPTVESEIFNALEKTRLLVADKKESQYSRCGRTDKGVSSVGQVIALYLRSKHKENRTDCKTSGETAQQTEGEIDYVRVLNRALPKDIRIIGWCPVPINFSARFSCLSREYKYFFWRENLNLLAMESAGKKFVGEHDFRNFCKMDALNVHNYRRHVTSFEVSPCDMRYGDNQLCAIKIRGTAFLWHQVRCMVAVLFMIGRGLESDEVIDALLDTERTLRKPQYIMAPEIPLVLQSCEFDDLKFTCSFDAGQALLMHLQNECQMYQLQAAIYHEALLSCLPLDNDLSLLKNGTNKKKASHVSLFSRPTEPSYEERRAKFDSRKS, from the exons ATGTCAGAGGACAATCAAGATCTCATTTCCAGTTTACATTCCCAACTGCACCATCTGCAAACCAGAGTTAAG GAATTAGAAGCTGATAATGCGAGGCTACTATCTCGACTCTCGAATTGTCGATGTGAAAAg ATAGAGGAGAAGCTTGATGGTTCTGTTCTAGATACTGCAAATTGGATTGAGAAAAGCGGGAAAATAGACACTGGAGGTTGCCAGCTCAGGAAAAAGAAAGTAACTGAGAAAATGCCAG GGATTGTAAATCATCATTCCAAGAGATATGTTGCTCTGAAAGTAATGTATTTTGGTCAGAg GTTTTATGGTTTTGCTTCAGAAGCACAAATGGAACCAACTGTTGAG TCGGAAATTTTCAATGCTCTTGAGAAAACCAGGCTTTTGGTTGCTGACAAGAAGGAATCACAGTACTCGAGATGTGGCCGAACAGATAAGGGGGTTTCCTCTGTTGGGCAA GTGATTGCTCTATATTTAAGATCAAAGCACAAGGAAAATAGGACAGATTGCAAAACTTCTGGAGAAACAGCACAACAAACTG AAGGGGAGATTGATTACGTAAGAGTGCTTAATCGAGCCCTTCCAAAAGATATTCGAATTATCGGCTGGTGTCCTGTTCCAATTAATTTCAGTGCAAG GTTTAGCTGCTTAAGCAGAGAATATAAATACTTCTTTTGGAGAGAAAATCTAAATCTCTTG GCAATGGAGAGTGCAGGAAAGAAATTTGTAGGGGAACATGACTTCAGAAACTTCTGTAAGATGGATGCACTAAATGTACACAACTATAGGCGGCATGTCACCTCATTTGAAGTTTCTCCTTGTGATATGAG GTATGGAGACAATCAACTTTGTGCCATTAAAATTCGAGGTACTGCTTTTCTATGGCACCAGGTCAGGTGCATGGTTGCTGTCCTGTTTATGATTGGCCGAGGTCTTGAATCTGATGAG GTGATAGATGCATTACTGGACACTGAAAGGACTCTGAGGAAACCTCAGTATATCATGGCTCCTGAGATTCCATTGGTTCTTCAATCCTGTGAATTTGATGATCTCAAATTTACTTGTTCATTTG ATGCGGGACAAGCTCTGCTTATGCATTTGCAGAATGAATGTCAAATGTATCAACTCCAAGCTGCAATTTATCATGAGGCACTTTTGAGTTGTTTGCCATTAGATAATG ATCTgagtttattgaaaaatggaaCAAACAAGAAGAAGGCTTCCCATGTGTCCCTTTTTTCTCGACCAACTGAGC CATCATATGAAGAGCGACGTGCTAAATTTGACTCAAGGAAAAGTTGA